A genomic window from Corvus moneduloides isolate bCorMon1 chromosome 11, bCorMon1.pri, whole genome shotgun sequence includes:
- the TMF1 gene encoding TATA element modulatory factor translates to MSWFNASQLSSFAKQALSQAQKSIDRVLDIQAEESPWPDAVIPDYGDGTNSLISGGWDTSSWGLSSNTEAQKQPISPTAITKPVRRTVVDESENFFSAFLSPTDVQSIQKNPVVSKPPAKSQRPKEEVKSTLKESQHSSQLEGPVTTEAEGKDSSVAVLDLKNLDTPKEKLEENAVLKSDVQHEASTNEVTDKKVSALNLEEAEDSSTEKSSVGGDGTAGAPEGTSQPLEAAAKDLGLEGKKTEDRQSNTPSPPISTFSSGTSTTSDIEVLDHESVISESSVSSRQEAAESKSSLHLMQTSFQLLSTSACADYNRLDDFQKMTESCSSSDAFERIDSFSVQSLDSRSVSEINSDDELSGRASASASVAVSPSVPKPETVDTLKNKSENLNDAPVLHAEEAEMEESGRSATPVNSEQPDVVLVAAVQTVEDQVVKEEAEPQQDAGERVVEEDTEKQELKKMIDSLTEKLEKREIQLLSTSKERARLEEAYDNLKDEMFRMKEESSSLSSLKEEFAQRIADAEKKLQLACKERDAAKKEVKTVKEELATRLNSNETAELLKEKEEQIKGLMEEGEKLSKQQLHNSNIIKKLRAKEKERENINTKQSRKIKEFEEELQHLKQVLDGKEDLEKQHRDSIKQLNSVVERQEKDLAKLQAEVEELEERNRSVQAALDSAYKELADLHKANATKDSEAQEAALSREMKAKEELGLALEKAQDEARQQQEALAIQVADLRLALQRAEQQAARKEDYLRQEIGELQQRLQEAESRNQELSQSVTSATRPLLRQIENLQATLGAQTSAWEKLEKNLSDRLSESQTLLAAAAERERAATEELLANKIQMSSSESQNSLLRQENTRLQAQLEVERNKLKKMENEKSRYEVELEGLKDEYAKTLEDAKKEKTLLATQLEMEKMKVEQERKKAILVQEAAKDKDRKSFTVETVSSTPSMSRSSSISGVDMAGLQTSFLSQDDPHDHSFGPIATSGSNLYDAIRMGSGSSIIENLQSQLKLREGEISHLQLEIGNLEKTRSIMAEELVKLTNQNDELEEKVKEIPKLRTQLKDLDQRYNTILQMYGEKAEEAEELRLDLEDVKNMYKTQIDELLKQRQN, encoded by the exons ATGAGCTGGTTCAACGCCTCGCAGCTGTCCAGCTTCGCCAAGCAGGCGCTGTCGCAGGCGCAGAAGTCCATCGACCGGGTGCTGGACATCCAGGCCGAGGAGAGCCCCTGGCCCGACGCCGTCATCCCCGACTACGGTGACG gAACAAATTCTCTCATAAGTGGAGGATGGGACACATCTTCCTGGGGCTTAAGCTCAAATACAGAAGCCCAGAAGCAGCCGATATCGCCCACAGCCATCACTAAGCCGGTGAGGAGGACAGTAGTGGATGAATCCGAAAACTTCTTCAGTGCCTTTCTCTCCCCGACAGACGTTCAGAGTATACAGAAAAATCCAGTGGTATCCAAACCTCCAGCCAAATCACAGAGACCCAAAGAGGAGGTGAAAAGCACTTTAAAGGAGTCTCAACACTCCAGTCAGCTGGAAGGGCCAGTGACAACCGAGGCAGAAGGGAAGGATTCCTCCGTAGCTGTCCTGGACTTGAAAAACCTTGATACTCCCAAGGAGAAATTAGAAGAGAATGCTGTGCTTAAATCTGATGTCCAGCATGAGGCAAGCACAAATGAAGTTACTGACAAAAAGGTGTCTGCTCTAAATTTGGAAGAAGCTGAAGATTCTTCTACTGAAAAATCCAGTGTAGGAGGGGATGGAACAGCAGGTGCACCCGAGGGCACTTCTCAGCCCCTCGAAGCAGCCGCAAAAGACCTGGGTTTGGAAGGGAAGAAGACTGAGGACAGACAAAGCAAtaccccatcccctcccatcaGCACCTTCTCCTCAGGCACTTCCACAACGAGTGATATTGAAGTCCTGGACCATGAAAGTGTGATAAGTGAGAGCTCAGTAAGTTCCAGACAAGAAGCTGCAGAGTCAAAATCCAGCCTTCACCTCATGCAGACGTCGTTCCAGCTCTTATCCACGTCTGCCTGTGCGGATTATAATCGCTTAGATGACTTCCAGAAAATGACTGAGAGCTGTAGCTCCTCGGACGCTTTCGAAAGAATTGATTCATTCAGTGTGCAGTCCTTGGATAGCAGGAGTGTAAGTGAAATAAATTCAGATGATGAGTTATCAGGCAGGGCTTCTGCTTCAGCGTCTGTCGCTGTCAGTCCTTCCGTGCCGAAGCCAGAAACGGTTGACACCCTGAAAAATAAGTCTGAAAACTTGAATGATGCTCCGGTGTTACATGCTGAGGAAGCTGAGATGGAAGAGAGTGGCAGAAGTGCAACCCCTGTTAATTCTGAGCAGCCAGATGTTGTTTTGGTTGCTGCTGTGCAAACTGTTGAAGATCAGGTTGTGAAGGAGgaggctgagccccagcaggatgctggggaACGAGTGGTAGAAGAGGACACTGAAAAGCAAGAGCTTAAAAAG ATGATTGATTCATTAActgagaagctggagaagagggaaataCAGTTATTAAGTACTAGTAAAGAAAGGGCTCGCCTGGAAGAAGCTTATGATAACCTCAAAGA TGAAATGTTTAGAATGAAagaagagagcagcagcctTTCATCTCTTAAAGAGGAGTTTGCTCAGCGAATTGCAGATGCTGAGAAGAAGCTCCAACTAGCCTGCAAAGAGAGAGATGCAGCTAAAAAG GAAGTAAAGACTGTTAAAGAAGAATTGGCTACTAGACTTAATTCCAATGAAACTGCTGaattactgaaagaaaaagaagagcaaatcAAAGGATTAATGGAGGAAG GAGAAAAGCTttccaaacagcagctgcacaatTCCAACATTATTAAGAAATTAAGAgccaaagagaaagagagagaaaatattaacacaaaacagagcagaaagatTAAGGAATTTGAAGAGGAATTGCAGCATTTAAAACAG GTGCTTGATGGCAAGGAAGACCTTGAGAAGCAGCATCGAGACAGCATTAAACAACTGAACAGTGTTGTGGAGAGACAAGAAAAGGACCTTGCTAAACTTCAGGCAGAAGTGGAAGAGCTTGAAGAAAGGAACAGGAGTGTGCAGGCAGCACTCGACAGTGCATACAA ggaACTTGCAGATCTTCATAAAGCTAATGCTACGAAGGACAGTGAGGCTCAGGAAGCAGCCCTAAGTCGGGAAATGAAGGCAAAGGAGGAGCTTGGGTTAGCACTGGAAAAGGCCCAGGATGAGGCTCGGCAGCAACAAGAAGCTTTGGCAATTCAG GTGGCAGACCTGAGACTGGCACTGCAAcgtgcagagcagcaggcagcaagAAAAGAAGATTATTTACGGCAGGAAATCGGTGAACTACAACAG agactccaggaagcagagagcaggaacCAAGAACTGAGCCAAAGTGTCACCTCTGCTACACGGCCCCTTCTGCGGCAGATAGAGAACCTGCAGGCCACGCTGGGAGCACAGACCTCTGCATGGGAGAAGCTGGAAAAGAACCTTTCTGACAGGCTGA GTGAGTCTCAAACTCTTctagcagcagctgctgagagagAACGGGCTGCCACAGAAGAACTTCTTGCTAATAAAATTCAGATGTCTTCTTCTGAATCTCAGAATAGTCTTTTAAGGCAAGAAAATACCCGTCTCCAGGCTCAGCTGGAAGTGGAGAGAAACAAgttgaagaaaatggaaaatgaaaagagcaG GTATGAGGTTGAACTAGAAGGGCTCAAAGATGAGTATGCAAAAACCTTGGAagatgcaaagaaagaaaag ACACTGCTGGCTACTCAGTTAGAAATGGAGAAGATGAAAGTtgaacaggagagaaaaaaggcaattcTTGtgcaagaagcagcaaaggacAAG gacCGGAAGTCATTTACAGTTGAAACTGTATCAAGTACGCCGTCAATGTCCCGCTCCAGTTCCATAAGTGGGGTGGACATGGCAGGTCTTCAGACCTCTTTCCTCTCACAG GATGATCCCCATGATCACTCGTTTGGACCAATAGCTACCAGTGGGAGCAATCTCTATGATGCAATAAGGATGGGATCAGGTTCAAGTATAATTGAAAACCTTCAGTCACAGCTAAAACTAAGAGAAGGAGAGATTTCACATCTACAG CTGGAAATTGGAAACCTGGAGAAAACTCGATCAATAATGGCAGAAGAGCTAGTTAAATTAACAAATCAAAACGATGAACTTGaagaaaaagtgaaggaaaTACCCAAATTACGCACACAGTTAAAG GATTTGGATCAAAGGTACAACACAATTCTCCAGATGTATGGAGAGAaggcagaggaggctgaggaaCTCCGACTGGATCTGGAAGATGTGAAAAACATGTACAAGACTCAGATAGatgaacttttaaaacaaagacaaaattaa
- the EOGT gene encoding EGF domain-specific O-linked N-acetylglucosamine transferase, whose translation MFMLLVFGLLLQEILANSQGENPTEFPNIWEEPLYSYKAIDLPDEHIPYFLHNNQHVADICKQDALCPYKKHLKKLKSCWGYEKSCRSENRFSYPVCDYVETGWASDIETAQQIFWKQADFGYVRERLSEMKTHCKPAATGDSSLTCSQYLQHCRATNLYIDLRAVKRNHDRFKEDFFQKGEIGGHCTLDVQAFLAEGQRKSPLQSWFAELQTFTALDFRPLEDEKCDIVIEKPTYFMKLDAGVNMYHHFCDFVNLYITQHINNSFGTDVNIVMWDTSSYGYGDLFSETWKAFTDYEIIHLKTFDSKRVCFKEAVFSLLPRMRYGLFYNTPLISGCHGTGLFRAFSQHVLHRLNITQEGPKDGKIRVTILARSTDYRKILNQNELVNALKTVSTLEVKVVDYKYKELEFSEQLRITHNSDIFIGIHGAGLTHLLFLPDWAVVFELYNCEDERCYLDLARLRGIHYITWRKRNKVFPQDQGHHPTLGEHPKFTNYSFDVEEFMYLVLLAANHVSQHSKWPFRVKHDEF comes from the exons ATGTTTATGTTGCTTGTGTTTGGATTGCTACTGCAAGAAATTCTGGCTAATTCCCAAGGTGAAAATCCTACTGAATTCCCAAACATTTGGGAAGAGCCATTATATAGCTACAAAGCCATCGACTTGCCAGATGAGCATATCCCCTACTTTCTGCACAATAACCAGCATGTTGCTGACATCTGTAAGCAGGATGCTCTTTGCCCATATAAA AAACACTTGAAGAAACTGAAATCCTGCTGGGGTTATGAGAAATCTTGCAGATCAGAGAACAGGTTCAGTTACCCAGTGTGTGATTATGTTGAAACTGGATG GGCAAGTGACATCGAGACAGCCCAGCAGATATTCTGGAAACAAGCTGACTTTGGATATGTTCGAGAGAGGCTCAGTGAAATGAAAACCCATTGCAAGCCTGCAGCAACA GGGGATTCATCTCTGACCTGTTCCCAGTACCTTCAGCATTGCAGAGCAACAAACCTGTACATTGATTTACGAGCTGTAAAGAGAAACCACGACAG ATTCAAAGAAGACTTTTTCCAGAAAGGAGAAATTGGCGGTCATTGCACCCTCGACGTTCAAGCGTTTTTGGCTGAAGGTCAACGCAAGAGCCCTCTGCAGTCTTG GTTTGCAGAACTCCAGACATTCACTGCATTAGACTTCAGGCCTCTAGAAGATGAGAAGTGTGACATTGTTATTGAAAAGCCAACATACTTCATGAAATTAGATGCAG gTGTTAATATGTACCATCACTTCTGTGATTTTGTCAATCTTTACATTACCCAGCATATCAATAATTCCTTCGGTACCGATGTCAACATAGTCATGTGGGACACT AGCTCATATGGCTATGGTGACCTGTTCAGTGAGACATGGAAGGCATTTACTGACTATGAAATCATTCATTTGAAAACCTTTGACTCTAAAAGG GTGTGCTTCAAAGAAGCCGTGTTCTCTTTGCTGCCTCGGATGCGATACGGGTTGTTCTATAACACACCTCTG atcTCTGGCTGTCACGGTACGGGGCTGTTCCGAGCATTTTCTCAGCACGTGCTACACAGATTAAATATTACTCAGGAAGGACCCAAG gaTGGGAAAATCCGAGTCACCATCCTCGCACGCAGCACAGATTACCGGAAAATATTAAACCAGAATGAG CTTGTGAATGCCTTGAAAACGGTGTCGACGCTGGAGGTCAAAGTGGTGGACTACAAATACAA GGAACTTGAATTTTCGGAGCAACTGAGAATTACCCACAACTCTGATATATTCATTGGGATACACGGAGCTGGACTGACCCATCTGCTCTTTCTCCCAGACTGGGCTGTTGTGTTTGAGCT ATACAATTGTGAAGATGAACGTTGTTACCTGGATTTGGCAAGGCTGAGAGGCATTCATTACATCACTtggaggaaaaggaataaagtATTCCCTCAAGATCAG GGACACCACCCAACACTGGGAGAACATCCAAAATTTACAAACTACTCCTTTGATGTGGAAGAATTTATGTATTTGGTGCTTCTGGCTGCAAATCATGTTTCACAGCATTCGAAGTGGCCATTTAGGGTAAAACATGATGAATTCTAA